A window of Scyliorhinus canicula unplaced genomic scaffold, sScyCan1.1, whole genome shotgun sequence genomic DNA:
cagtgtagagggagccttactctgtatctaaccccgtgctgtacctgtcctgggagtgtttgatgtgggagGATTGGGGAGCGTTCCCATGTCTCTAACCGCCCtgtgccttctttctccacagacctTCCACACTCCCAGTCTGGGTgatgaggagtttgagattccccCCATCTCCCTGCCCCTGGAATCGGACCCCTCGCTCGCCGCCGCGGACGTCAGCTGCCACTTCGACCTGACGGACCCTTCCAGCTCGCAGGACAATGGCTTCAGCACTCAGTTCTCCTCCGCGCCCCTCGACCTGCCCATGACCCTGTCACAGGGGGTCATCGAGCAGGGTGGTGAGCTGATCAGCAGTCTGTCCATGGTAACGTGCGATGTACTGCGTCGCTTTCTATTGCAATCGTCGCTTCCTTCGAATCATTTGGACAGGCCATTCATCCCCAGGACATATCCTgtcctgccctccccctcccctgcccattcCAGCCCCATTCCTGAGCATTTTCCCAATCAAGTTTTACCCAAAATCCCCAATTAATTTGTTGatattgattgtcacatgtggcgaagtacagtgaaaagtatttttatgtggccgagggaacgtacacagtacgtacgcagtcgacacaagaataatcaacagagaacattggcaaatggtacatcgacaaacagtgattggttacagtgcagatcaAGGGGACAAACAAATCAAAtacttgagcaagagcagcatagggcgttgtgaatagtgttcttacagggaacaaatcagtccgagggggagtcgttgaggagtctggtagctgtggggaagaagctgtgtctggatgtgcgggtcttcaggcttctgtacctcctgcctgatggaagggtctggaagaaggcaatgcctgggtgggaggggtctctgataatgctgcctgcctccctgaggcagcgggaggtgtagacagaatcaatgtgggggtggcaagcttgtctgatgggttgggctgagttcaccacactctgcagtttcttgcgatcttgggccgagcaattgccataccaggctgtgatgcagccggataggatgctctctatcgcacatctgtagaagtttgtgagagtcgatgcagacgtgccgaatttctttagcttccctaggaagtagagatgttgttgggctttcttgacgtCAAcgttgagtggaccaggacagactgttggtgatggtgacccccaggaacttaaagctatcgaccatctccacttcggagccgtAGATattgatgggagtgtgtgtcgtgctgcgcttcctgaagtcgatgatcagttccttagtctttcccacatttagagagaggttgttttcggtacaccgtgcaaccaagtgatttatctccctcctgtaatctGATTTGTCGTTgcttgagatacgacccaccgcagtcgtatcatccgcaaacttatagattgaattggagtgaaatcttgccacacagtcgtgtgtgtgtgtgtatagggagtacagtagagggctGTCGAGTGTGAACCACCTTCCAGATCACGTAAACGCGCTGCATTTAATACAAAATTCTGGTCCCAGCGTTTATtctcaatccctaattgccccctggaggtggtggtgggtagGCCGCCATTTTTGAACCAGCTGCGATCCCGTGTGGGGtaagtacacccaccgtgctgttagggagggagttcccgggATTCtaccccagccacagtgaaggaacggccgatatattccccagtcgggatggggagtgactcggaggggaacctccaggtggtggggggggggttccccgtgTGTCTGCCACCCCCCttcgtccttctagacggtaacgggccgtgggtttggaaggtgctgtcgaaggagttcccgcggggcgtcttgtagacggtgcacacggctgccgctgtgcgtcgggggggtggagggagcggaTGTTCGTGgtcagcgtgtcgatcgagcggagctgctttgtcctggatggtgtcgagagaGTGCCTGAAATCTTCATTTTCATTGGTGTCTCACCAGGTGGGGTGTTTGAAGTCTTAAAACAGGTTATAGCTTGTTTCGTCAAACCCTCTGTGGGGTCAGTCTTGAAAGTGACTCGTAGCAAACGCTCATTCGGGTTCAATCAGGAGTATAGTTTATTCATACATTCAAACCAGGGAGAATGCTCGTTGCACGCACAAACGGATGGCACAGGAAAGATCCGAGTTCTGCTCTTTCAAAAATACTATACGTGGTTACGAACGCGCGCGAATGTCAGAGCCCTGGATGTCAGAGTGTGTTCGTTCGTGGAGGCGGGCTAGCTGAAGGCAGGAGTTGTTGAATTCCTTCAAGGTTGGTGATGAGCTTGGTACAGACAGAACCGGTCTCCAAGCGATGGGAGGAATCTTCCAGAGAATCgggctttggggggtggggggggggggagattcaggCTTGAGGCAGGCTTTGTGGTCACCCTGGAGTCCTGCTGTGCTGTCGTCAGGCTGGGTGTTAAAGGCAGACTTGCCCGAGAGCCCGGGAATGTAACGTGAAACCTTTCCAAACGCCCAGAGGAGCTTCGCCCGTGGACGAGTCCGTTTTCGGTTCAGAATCCGTTTCCGTGTCTCTGGTCAAAATCCATTGCTCACACTTTCAGAGATCGATGGTGGCTGTTGGCGCCTCCGCTGGTATAACAAGTTTCGAATGGCTCTTTGTTACAAGTCCAGGCTGGAGAGACAGACCTCCCAACGCTCCCATTTTTAATTGAGTGCAATTGGGGTCCACACAACGATGGGGGTGAGGTTCCACAACGGTGAAGGTTGAGCGTTGTCCGGCTATTCCTGGTTCACGTTCCCAGGATTGCAGCCAAAGGATTGGAGGGTCATGTGCCGACAAAAGTCCATTTTCAAATATGCAGAAAGGTTTGCTTTGCATGGTTTATGATTCCTTTCCTGTCTTATGGACTTAACTGTCGAtggagcggggctgctttgtcctggatggtgtccagcttctcGAGTGCGGTTGGGAGCCgcgttcatccaggcaagtggagagtctcccaTCACCCTCCTGATTTGtgtccttgtcgatggtggacaggctttgggagggggggggggggtcaggaggtgagttactctccgcaggattcccagcctctgacatgccctggtagccacagtatttatatggctgggtccagttcagtttctgatcaatggtaacccccaggatgtgggcgattcagcgatggtaacgccattgaatggtcaagggggcgatggttagatcctctcttgtaggagatggtcattgcctggggcttgtgtggcgtgaatgtaacttgccccttgtcagccccaagcctggatattgtccaggttttgctgcatttggacagggacggcttcagtatctgaggagtcgcgaatggtgctgaacattgtgcagtcatccacaaacatccccacttctgaccttatgatgggagggaggtcattgatgaagcagctggagatggttaggccgaggaccctaccctgaggaacccctgcagtgatgccctggagctgagatgattgacctccacccaccacaaccatcttcctttgtgccgggtatgactccaaccagcggagagttttccccctgattcccattgaccccagtttagctcgggctccttgatgccacactcggtcaaatgctgcctggatgtcgagggcagtcactctcacctcacctctggcattcagctcttttgtccgtgtttgaaccaaggctgtaatgaggtcaggagctgagtgaccctgggcggaacctaaactgagcgaccgtgaggttattgctgagtaagtgccgcttgatgcctcctcccatcactttgctgatgatggagagtaggccgatagggcggtaattggccgggttggatttgtcctgtttcttgtgtacaggacacacctggacaagtttgcacattgccgggtagatgccagtgttgtcgctgCACTGGAACACCTtggttagggtgggggggtgtggggagaggggggtgcagcaagttctggagccttCAAtcctattgccgggatattgtcagggtccacagCCGTTGCCgtacccagtgccttcagccgtttcttgttatcgtgtggagtgaatcgtattggctgaagactgacatccgtGATGGTGGGGACCTCCTGAGGAGAccgagatgccccccccccccctcgctcaacCTGTCCgtacctctctgtgtcctccccacagctcGCATTCCCATCTGGCACTACTAGCTCTGGCGAGGATAACCTGGAACCTCAGAAGGGCAAAGACAAGTTGACGGATTGGGCAGGCAGGCGGCAGATACAGTTCAACGCCGTGAAGTATGAGGAGATGCATTTTGACAACAAGGATATGGAAAGTCAGGATAAAATCGAGGAGGAAGGTTCACTGGATCGATCCCGGGTGTGGCGGGATCTtcgtacgaggagaggttgaggagatgggaggggagCCCTCTACACATTGGGAGCTTAGAACAAGGAGAGACGTATTGAAGATCATGAGGGTAgacatcagaccataagacatagaacagtacagcacagaacaggcccctcggccctcgatgctgtgccgagcaatgatcaccccactcaaacccatgtatccaccccacacccgcaacccaacaaccaccccccccccccccccacaaccttacatgggagcagaattaggccactcggcccatcgagtctgctccgccattcaatcatggctgatatttttctcacccccgttctcctgccttctccccataacccctgatccccttattgatcaagaacctatcgatctccgtcttaaagacactcagtgaattggcctctgtaacgaaaagggtttcctttactccacaacaggcCGGTAATGGGGGTCACAGATAACcgtgggtgtctctctcctgtgatggtgaaatgtcacccaGAAGCGCCCCACGAGTGCACCttcacgagagagagagaaagagggaccactgtttattcctGGCCAGTAGCCGCTCTGAGTGAGCGTGTTCGAAGCGCTCCGATTCCCTTTTCCGGTCCTTGACTACGGGATTATGTCCTGGCGATCATTGTGACTTGACCAGACAGTGCAAGGATGAGGCTACAATAAtggtagttttaaaataattgatgTATTCAAGAGAAATCAAGTCTTCTGCAACTCCgattaacccacacacacacacaccgattatgAAATACTCTGTGTAAAACATGAGACTGAACGGCAAATCTAAAATtcttacaatttacacattagcgacgcaaacacagatacattcactcacccacccccccaaacctcaACTAGCTATActaattgggagttttctgtgagcTGGAGGAATATACTCACCGCTCCACGGACAGGATAGTTAAAGAAAAATGTTGACACAGATTTCTTTCGATCTTCTTCCAAACCGCCTGGTCTTTGCGGCTGTTGCTCCTTCACTTCTCGTGGTCTCTTTTCAGCCAGGCGAAGCGTGTGTCAGGCAAGGGAGGAGAGCTTCTTTTAGGAGAGTGGAGTTCTTGCAGGAGGGAAGAGTtcttcaagaacaaagaaaatcacagcacaggaacaggcccttcggcactcccagcctgtgctgatccagatcctttatctaaacctgtcacctattttccaaggtctgttccccgcccgttcatatatcatagattatcatagaatttacagtgcagaaggaggccgctcggcccatcgagtccacaccggctcttggaaagagcaccctacccaaggtcaacacctcaccctatccccataacccagttatcccacccgacactaaggggcaatttatcatggccaatccacctaacctgcacatctttggactgtgggaggaaaccggagcacccggaggaaacccacgcagacacggggagaacgtgcagactccgcacagacagtgacccaagccggaatcgaacctgggaccctggagctgtgaagcaattgtgctatccacaatgctatcgtgcccgcctctactacctccgctggcaaagcgttccagacacccaccaccctctgtgtgaaaaactttccacgcacatctcccttaaacattccccctctcaccttgaaatcgtgacccccactcttgggaaaagcttgttgctatccaccctgtccatacctctcataattttgtagacctcaatcaggtcccccctcaacttccgtctttccaactaaaacaatcctaatctactcaacctttcttcatagctagcaccctccataccaggcaacatcctggtgaacctcctctgcaccctctaaagcatccacatccttctggtaatgtggcgatcagaagtgcacgcagtattccaaatgtggcctaaccaaagtccgatacaactgtaacatgacctgccgactcttggactcgataccccgtccgatgaaggcaagcatgctgtatgccttcttgaccactctatcgacctgcgttgccaccttcagggtacaatggacctgaactcccagatctctctgtacatcaattttccccaagacccttccattgaccatatagtccactcttgaattagatcttccaaaatacatcacctcgcatttgcctggattgaactccatctgccatttctctgcctaactctccaatctatctatattttgctgtattctctgacagtcctcctcgctatctgcaaccaccaatcttagtatcatctgcaaacttgctaatcagaccacctataccttcctccaggtcatttatgtagatcacaagtATTTAGACTTGACTGAATGGGtcaaacactgaccctcacaccggTGAGTTCTAGAACAAAGGAAGCCTTTCTGATTGTTGACAGAATTGAAGTGATCAAGTTCCCCAATCACAAGGTGCCATCATGTCATTTGATTTTAATCCGTGCCCTTACAAAAAGCTTGCAATGTCTCTGGTTTCTGCTGATCtaatcatagtcatagaatttacagtgcagaaggaggccattcggctcatcgagtctgcaccggctcttggaaagagcaccctacccaaggtcaacacctccaccctatccccataactcagtaaccccacccaacactaagggcaattttggacactgagggcaatttagcctggccaatccacctaacccgcacatctttggactgtgggaggaaaccggagcacccggaggaaacccacgcaaacacggggaggacgtgcagactccgcacagacagtgacccaagccgggaatcgaacctgggacccgtgaagcgattgtgctacccacaatgctaccgtgctgccctgatctgcccatttaaaatggaatgcACTGTTCCAACATGTCCAGTTGATTTTGGTCCTTTGATGCAGTTTGCAAAAACTtacacctccacagccttctgcggcaaagagttccacagattcacccacccccggctgaagaaattcctcctcatctctgttttaaaggatcgtccctttagtctgagatggtgaatcctctgcttctagtttttcctacaagtggaaacatcctctccacgtccactctatttgggcagcacggtagcattgtggatagcacaattgcttcacagctccagggtcccaggttcgattccggcttgggtcactgtctgtgcggagactgcacgtcctccccgtgtgtgcgtgggtttcctccgggtgctccggtttcctcccacagtccaaggacgtgcaggttaggtggattggccatgataaatttcccttagtgtccaaaattgcccttagtgttgggtggcgttactgggttatgggcttaaggtggaggtgttgaccttgggtagggtgctctttccaagagccggtgcagactcgatgggccgaatggccttcttctgcgctgtaaattctatgatatccaggcctcccagtatcctgtaagtttcaataagatcccccctcatccttctaaactccgagtacagacccagagttctcaaccgttcctcatacgacaagctcttcattccaggtatcgttcttgtgaacctccctctggaccctttccaaggccccagcacgtccttccttagatacgggggcccaaactgctcacaatactccaaatggggtctgaccatagcctcagaagtacatccctggtcttgtattctacccCATACCCCCGTGCATCGATGGTgcccaatccaccctaacctgcgcgtctttggactgtgggaggaaaccggagcacccggaggaaacccacacagacacgagggagaacgtccagactccgcacagacagtgaccctaacccgggaatcgaacctgggaccctggagctgcgaagcagcagtgctaactactgtgccaacgtgctgcccagtAACAGGCAGGCGATGGTACAAACGGGTGTCAGGCGGTTTTCTGGCCACCCTCCTTTCCATCGCGGGAggggtatctctctctctctctcattccctctctctccttgcAGGATCTCGGGCAGTCAGTGACCGCCCAGGAGGAGCCCCCGCTCACCATGAATATCTCGCTGGCCGATGGGAACCGGACCCTGTACACACACAGTCAGCTGACCACCATCGATCACTCGGAACTCAGCTCCCAGCTGGGCCTGACCCTGGGCAGCAGCAGCATCCTCCAGCAAACTCACTCTCCAGAGCAACAGAAATCGGCCACTCCCTCACCGGCCAGTTCCATccaagaggaggaggtggaggatgtcaGGAGGGTACGCTGCCCCCTCGGGCCTTCTGTCTCCCTCGGGGCTCTGTCTCCCTCGAGGCTCTGT
This region includes:
- the tox4b gene encoding TOX high mobility group box family member 4b; the encoded protein is MEFPSGGDAYLTITDSSHPFLSGAETFHTPSLGDEEFEIPPISLPLESDPSLAAADVSCHFDLTDPSSSQDNGFSTQFSSAPLDLPMTLSQGVIEQGGELISSLSMDLGQSVTAQEEPPLTMNISLADGNRTLYTHSQLTTIDHSELSSQLGLTLGSSSILQQTHSPEQQKSATPSPASSIQEEEVEDVRRIVTEKRSVLEERAAVEERERAVLEASKKAKGPKKKKKKDPNEPQKPVSAYALFFRDTQAAIKGQNPNATFGEVSKIVASMWDSLGEEQKQVSENIRTWVCARGSLGWYARGSLGWYARGSLGW